The sequence GCCGCGAGATCGTGCGAGACGAGGACCAGCGTCACCCCGTCCGCACGGCGCAGTTCGTCCAGCAGGTCCACGATCCCGCGCGCCGTGTCCGGGTCGAGCGCGGAGGTCACCTCGTCGCACACCAGCACCCGTGGCCCCGCCGCGAGGGCGCGCGCGAGCGCGACGCGCTGCCGCTCCCCGCCCGAGAGGGCACCCGGCCGCCGCGCGAGCACCCCGGCGCCGAGACCGACCCGGGCGAGCAGCGCGCGCGCCTCGGCCGCCGCCCGGTCCGGGTCGAGCCCGCGCAGGGCGGTGAGAGGACGGGTCAGGGCGCGCTCGGCCGTCTCTCTCGGATTGAGCGCCCCGTACGCGTCCTGCGCCACCAACTGCACGGCCGCAGCGCGCCCTTGGCGGATCGCCCCCGGCTCCTCCCAGGCCACGGTCCCGGCGGCCGGGCGCAGCAGTCCGGCAAGGACGCGCGCCAGGGTCGTCTTCCCGGCCCCGGAGGGACCGAGCACGGCGGTGCACGTCCCCGGGGCCACCGTCAGGGCGACGTCCCGCAGCACGGGCGCGCCCCGTCCGGGCGCCGCGAAGAGCCCCGACGCACGGAGCCCTCCCGCACGCGGCGCGGCGCGGTCCGTGTCCCTCTCCCGCCCCGCACCCGGCCCGGCGGCCCACACGGCGCGGGGCGCCCCGCGGGCCACGATCCGCCCCGCCTCCAGCCGCAGGGCCTCGTCCGCGAGCGACCCGACCCATCGCGGGTCGTGGCTGACGAGCACGACGGACCGCTCCTCCTCGCGCACCGTCTCCTCAATCAACTCCCGCAGCTCCCAGGCGAGTCCGTCGTCGAGTCCGGCCGTCGGCTCGTCCAGCACGAGCAGTCGCGGCGCCCTCGCGAGCGCCGCGGCCAGCGCCACGCGCCGCGCCTGCCCGCCGGACACCTCGTGCGGGCGGCGCCGCAGGAAGACCCGGTCGTACGGCAGCCGGACGCGGGCGAGCAGTTCCGCGACCCGCTCCGGCGCCGCCGTGCGCGGCACGCCACCGCGCCGCACGGCGTCCGCGAGGTGCGCGCCGATCCGCCGCGCCGGATTGAGGGACGCCGCTGGGTCCTGGCCCACGTACGTGACGAGCCGCCCCCGCACCCGCCGCGTGCCTCCCGGGGCGAAGGGGTCGGTGCCCGCGACGCGCACCCGTCCCGCCCGCAGGCCGAGCCCCGGCCGTACGTGCCCGAGCAGCGCGAGCGCCAGACTGCTCTTGCCCGAACCCGAGCGGCCCACGACCCCCAGGACGCGGCCCGCCGCGAGCGTGAGGCTCGCGTCCGCGAGGACGGGCGCTCCCCCGCCGACCGGGCCGAGCGTGAGCCCTTCCACGCACACCGGCTCCGTATCCGTCACCGCGTCTCCTCCGCGCCCTGGCCCCGTATCCCTCACGTCGTCACCCCCGCGTACCGCCTCACCGCCGCTCACGGCGTCACCCCCGCATACCGCCCCGCCGCCGCTCACGCCGTCGCACCCGTTGCCGCGTAGCGGTCGGCGAGCAGGCCCACGCACACCGCGAGGGTCACGAGCAGGAGGGTGGGCAGGAGGAACGGCAGGACCGTGAACGAGGCACCGGCCAGGTTCTCGCTCACCATGCGCCCCCAGTCCGGTGCGGCGCCGCTCCCGCCGAGCCCGAGGAAACCGGCTGTCGCGGCGAGGTGGAGCGAGGCGACGAAGCGCAGGCCGGCCTCCGTGAGCGCGGTCCCCGCGAGGTTGGGCAGGATGTCGTGGCGGGCGACGCGCAGCGCCCCGTCCCCGCGCGCCCGTGCCGTCTCGACGTACCCGGTGGACACGACGCGAGTGGTCGCCGCGCGCAGCACGCGTACCGAGAACGGCGCGGTGGCCAGCACGACCGCGAGGACCGTGGCCAGGTCGCTGCCGGGAAAACCCGCCGCGAGCACGAGGACGAGCAGCAGCGGCGGTACCACCGCGAGGACGTCGAAGAGCCGCTGCACCCCTTCCCCCACCCGTGCCGGGAGCAGCCCGGCGAGCACGCCCGCCGCACCGCCCACCGCACTCGTGAGCAGCGTGGCGCCGCCCGCCGTCAGCACCATCCGGCGTCCGCCGCACAGCACCCGGCTCAGCACGTCGCGCCCCAAGGCGTCGGTCCCGAGGGGCAGTCCGGGTGCCGGTCCCCCGTACGCGGCTCCCACGCGCGCCTGCGGGTCGTGCGGCGCGAGGAAGGGTCCCAGGAGCGCGAGGCCGAGCACGAGGAGGGCGCCCGCCGCCGCGAGCCACGGCAGCACGGCGCGGGGGCGCGGCCCGGCACGTCCGGCTCGTTCCACGACCGTCCCGCTCATCGGCGATTCCTTCCGACCGGATCGAGCAGCCGGGCGAGGATGTCGCCCACCACGAGGACGAGCAGTACGACGGCCGCGAGCGCCGTCGCGATGCCGAGCACCATCGGTACGTCCCTGGCCGCCACCGCCCGCTGGAGTTCGCGGCCGATGCCGGGGAAGTCGAAGACGCTCTCCACCACGACCGCCCCGCCCACGAGGCCGCTCGTCGTCAGCGCGAGGCCCTGCACGGCGGGGCCCAGCGCGTTCGGCAGGACGTGCCGCAGCGCGAGCCGCGCCCCGCGCACCCCGTCGAGCCGCGCCGCCTCGA comes from Streptomyces sp. Tu6071 and encodes:
- a CDS encoding ABC transporter permease, whose amino-acid sequence is MSGTVVERAGRAGPRPRAVLPWLAAAGALLVLGLALLGPFLAPHDPQARVGAAYGGPAPGLPLGTDALGRDVLSRVLCGGRRMVLTAGGATLLTSAVGGAAGVLAGLLPARVGEGVQRLFDVLAVVPPLLLVLVLAAGFPGSDLATVLAVVLATAPFSVRVLRAATTRVVSTGYVETARARGDGALRVARHDILPNLAGTALTEAGLRFVASLHLAATAGFLGLGGSGAAPDWGRMVSENLAGASFTVLPFLLPTLLLVTLAVCVGLLADRYAATGATA
- a CDS encoding ABC transporter ATP-binding protein, which produces MTDTEPVCVEGLTLGPVGGGAPVLADASLTLAAGRVLGVVGRSGSGKSSLALALLGHVRPGLGLRAGRVRVAGTDPFAPGGTRRVRGRLVTYVGQDPAASLNPARRIGAHLADAVRRGGVPRTAAPERVAELLARVRLPYDRVFLRRRPHEVSGGQARRVALAAALARAPRLLVLDEPTAGLDDGLAWELRELIEETVREEERSVVLVSHDPRWVGSLADEALRLEAGRIVARGAPRAVWAAGPGAGRERDTDRAAPRAGGLRASGLFAAPGRGAPVLRDVALTVAPGTCTAVLGPSGAGKTTLARVLAGLLRPAAGTVAWEEPGAIRQGRAAAVQLVAQDAYGALNPRETAERALTRPLTALRGLDPDRAAAEARALLARVGLGAGVLARRPGALSGGERQRVALARALAAGPRVLVCDEVTSALDPDTARGIVDLLDELRRADGVTLVLVSHDLAAVARCADRVVVLDAGGVVESGPAREVLRQPRHPATKALVGRRRATGPEHGRSA